In one Prosthecobacter fusiformis genomic region, the following are encoded:
- the holA gene encoding DNA polymerase III subunit delta, translated as MPPPKKTASTSSQVHAILGTDDAKVKEMAMKTVQRLTPPGADEFANEIIEGNADNAEHAGQICSNVILALQTMPFFGGAKIVWLKGANFLGDNQTGKSQAAVQGFENILDVVEAGLGPEVQFVVSANSIDKRRTSYKRLGKLTTIEVFDKPDTSKAGWEGAVMAQAGHKARELGLSFESGALELLVQMAGDDTRQLENEIEKIDLYLGERRRCGIATVRGLVSLSRAGVIWEIGNAIGARDLQRSLELLGVLLYQGQNAIGILLGAIVPRVRSLLIVKELATKYKVNRNNYSGFTASLDALPSSATSHLPRKKDGTGFNAYPLFLALNEAGRFTLEELHAALVACLDANVKLVTTQLDNKVVLERLLVGLLTPRTARR; from the coding sequence ATGCCCCCACCGAAAAAGACCGCCTCCACCAGCAGCCAGGTCCACGCCATTTTAGGCACGGACGATGCGAAGGTGAAGGAGATGGCCATGAAGACCGTTCAGCGGCTGACCCCGCCAGGGGCGGATGAATTCGCCAATGAGATCATCGAGGGCAATGCGGACAATGCCGAGCACGCTGGGCAGATCTGTTCCAATGTCATCCTGGCGCTGCAAACCATGCCTTTCTTTGGCGGGGCCAAGATCGTGTGGCTGAAGGGGGCCAATTTCTTGGGGGACAACCAGACCGGCAAATCCCAGGCGGCGGTGCAGGGCTTTGAAAACATTCTGGATGTGGTGGAGGCCGGCCTTGGCCCTGAAGTCCAATTTGTAGTGAGCGCTAACAGCATCGACAAACGGCGCACCTCATATAAGCGACTGGGCAAACTGACCACTATTGAGGTCTTTGACAAACCGGATACCAGCAAGGCGGGCTGGGAGGGTGCCGTCATGGCCCAGGCGGGCCACAAGGCCCGTGAGCTGGGGCTTTCCTTTGAAAGTGGAGCGCTAGAACTCCTGGTCCAAATGGCCGGGGATGACACGCGGCAACTGGAGAACGAGATCGAAAAGATCGATCTTTACTTGGGGGAGCGCCGCCGCTGCGGCATCGCCACCGTGCGTGGCCTCGTGTCCCTGAGCCGGGCCGGGGTCATTTGGGAGATCGGCAATGCCATCGGCGCTCGGGATTTGCAGCGCTCGCTGGAGCTTTTGGGGGTGCTGCTTTATCAGGGGCAAAATGCTATCGGCATTCTCCTGGGGGCCATCGTTCCACGGGTGCGCAGCCTGCTCATCGTCAAAGAACTCGCCACGAAGTATAAGGTGAACCGGAACAATTACAGCGGCTTTACCGCCAGCCTGGATGCTCTGCCCAGCAGTGCCACCTCCCATCTGCCGCGTAAAAAAGACGGCACGGGCTTCAATGCGTACCCGCTTTTCCTAGCCTTGAACGAGGCTGGTCGCTTCACCCTGGAAGAACTGCACGCCGCCCTCGTCGCCTGCCTGGATGCCAACGTGAAACTCGTCACCACCCAGCTAGATAATAAAGTGGTGCTGGAACGCCTGCTCGTCGGCCTGCTCACCCCGCGCACTGCGAGGCGATAG